Proteins from one Aureimonas sp. SA4125 genomic window:
- a CDS encoding DUF3830 family protein, with translation MTVTVEIDGIRFSARFETEAAPQTVAAVRRILPYDQRIIHVRWSGEACWIPLGAHDFGLGYENATSHPAPGQMILYPGGVSETEFLLAYGPVAFASKAGPLAGNHFLTITDGLDDLARLGRETLWTGAKTIRLRETGGIAA, from the coding sequence ATGACCGTCACGGTCGAGATCGACGGCATCCGCTTTTCCGCCCGCTTCGAGACCGAGGCGGCGCCGCAGACCGTCGCGGCCGTGCGCCGCATCCTTCCCTACGATCAGCGCATCATCCATGTCCGCTGGTCGGGCGAGGCCTGCTGGATTCCGCTGGGCGCCCATGATTTCGGCCTCGGCTACGAGAATGCCACGAGCCATCCGGCGCCCGGCCAGATGATCCTCTATCCCGGCGGCGTCAGCGAAACGGAATTCCTCCTCGCCTACGGCCCCGTCGCCTTCGCCTCGAAGGCGGGACCGCTCGCCGGCAACCATTTCCTGACCATCACCGACGGCCTCGACGATCTCGCGCGGCTTGGGCGGGAAACGCTGTGGACCGGGGCAAAAACGATCCGGCTGAGGGAGACGGGCGGCATCGCCGCCTGA
- a CDS encoding aspartate/glutamate racemase family protein yields MRLCFINPNSTASMTDKIAAAARAAAAPDTEIVALTSRTGPASIQGPEDGEAAVPGLLALVAEHADAVDGFAIACFDDTGLFEARRLTHKPVVGIGEAAFLEARTGGRRFCVVTTLSVSIPVIQENIETYGLAADCIKVRASEVPVLALEREGSAARETVAEEIAQALAEDRPDAIVLGCAGMADLAQAYAARFGLPVVDGVVAAVRLLEGRVRA; encoded by the coding sequence ATGCGCCTGTGCTTCATCAACCCCAATTCGACGGCGTCGATGACGGACAAGATCGCCGCGGCAGCGCGGGCTGCCGCGGCGCCCGATACCGAGATCGTCGCCCTCACCTCCCGCACGGGGCCGGCCTCGATCCAAGGACCGGAAGACGGAGAGGCAGCGGTGCCCGGGCTTTTGGCGCTGGTGGCCGAGCATGCCGACGCCGTGGACGGCTTCGCCATCGCCTGCTTCGACGACACCGGCCTCTTCGAAGCCCGCCGCCTGACGCACAAGCCCGTCGTCGGCATCGGCGAGGCGGCCTTTTTGGAAGCACGGACGGGCGGGCGGCGCTTCTGCGTGGTCACGACGCTGTCGGTCTCGATCCCGGTGATCCAGGAGAATATCGAGACCTATGGGCTGGCGGCGGATTGCATCAAGGTGCGCGCCTCGGAAGTACCGGTGCTGGCGCTGGAGCGCGAAGGCTCGGCGGCGCGCGAAACGGTCGCCGAGGAGATCGCCCAAGCGCTGGCGGAGGACCGCCCCGACGCCATCGTCCTCGGCTGTGCCGGCATGGCGGATTTGGCGCAGGCGTATGCGGCGCGTTTCGGCCTGCCCGTCGTCGACGGCGTGGTCGCCGCCGTCCGCCTTCTCGAAGGCCGCGTTCGGGCATAG
- a CDS encoding ABC transporter permease: MGESRTPTFYVLAAFFTLFVAFLYGPTLTIVILSFQGPQGGMTFPMNGVSLHWFGVLWEGLGVVDVWAAFGRSFRLGLAVTVLTVVISVLAGLAFRRRFFGSTLLFYIAIASLILPSIVVSLGIALEFRIVDDFLKSTGLAGPGFQSAMGLFTSALGAHLTWTLPFGMLIMFVVFNRFNPAYEEAARDLGATPWQTFRHVVLPIISPYLIGVALFGFTLSWDEIARTSQAIGGPNTLPLELQGLTSTVTTPAIYALGTMTTAISFLVIGLTLGTGLLLRRRRTRGASDAGKGV; encoded by the coding sequence ATGGGTGAGAGCCGCACCCCGACCTTCTACGTCCTCGCCGCCTTCTTCACGCTGTTCGTCGCCTTCCTCTACGGGCCGACGCTGACCATCGTCATCCTGTCGTTCCAGGGGCCGCAGGGCGGCATGACCTTCCCGATGAACGGCGTCTCGCTGCACTGGTTCGGCGTCTTGTGGGAAGGGCTCGGCGTCGTCGACGTCTGGGCCGCCTTCGGCCGGTCCTTCCGCCTCGGCCTTGCCGTCACCGTGCTGACGGTGGTGATCTCGGTCCTGGCAGGCCTCGCATTCCGCCGCCGCTTCTTCGGCTCGACGCTGCTCTTCTACATCGCCATCGCAAGTCTCATCCTGCCATCGATCGTCGTCTCGCTCGGCATCGCGCTGGAATTTCGCATCGTCGACGATTTCCTGAAATCGACGGGTCTCGCCGGCCCGGGCTTCCAGTCGGCCATGGGTCTCTTCACCTCGGCGCTCGGCGCCCATCTCACCTGGACGCTGCCCTTCGGCATGCTGATCATGTTCGTCGTCTTCAACCGCTTCAATCCGGCCTATGAGGAGGCCGCGCGCGATCTCGGCGCGACGCCTTGGCAGACCTTTCGCCATGTCGTGTTGCCGATCATTTCGCCCTATCTCATCGGCGTCGCGCTGTTCGGCTTCACCCTTTCCTGGGACGAGATCGCCAGGACCAGCCAGGCAATCGGCGGGCCGAACACGCTGCCGCTGGAACTCCAGGGCCTCACCTCGACGGTCACGACGCCGGCGATCTACGCGCTCGGGACGATGACGACGGCGATCTCCTTCCTCGTCATCGGCCTGACGCTCGGCACCGGCCTTCTCCTTCGCCGACGCCGGACGCGTGGCGCCTCCGATGCCGGCAAGGGCGTCTAG
- a CDS encoding ABC transporter permease, with protein MSTRVGIAPYLQALPLALVFFLFLVIPLVFILVVSFWTYENYSIQPAFVVQNYMDVFDRCIVRLPDLCTTFKTYLSTLYFCVIVWVLTLLIGFTVAYFLAFEVRSKAVQSVLFLVCTIPFWTSNVIRMISWIPLLGREGLVNQTLQNIGAIDMPLDWLLYSKFSVTITFVHLFTFFMVVPIYNSMLRIDRSLIEAARDAGATGWQTLTNVIIPLSKTGIAIGSIFVVTIVMGDFITIGLMGGQQIASVGKTISVEISYLQFPIAAANAVVLLLTVLIMIFALTRVVDIRKEL; from the coding sequence ATGAGCACACGCGTCGGCATCGCCCCCTATCTGCAGGCCCTGCCGCTGGCGCTGGTCTTCTTCCTGTTCCTCGTCATCCCGCTGGTCTTCATCCTCGTCGTCAGCTTCTGGACCTACGAGAACTATTCGATCCAGCCGGCTTTCGTCGTACAGAACTACATGGACGTGTTCGACCGCTGCATCGTCCGGCTGCCGGACCTGTGCACGACCTTCAAGACCTATCTCTCGACCCTCTATTTCTGCGTCATCGTCTGGGTGCTGACGCTTCTGATCGGTTTCACCGTCGCCTATTTCCTGGCCTTCGAGGTGCGCAGCAAGGCGGTGCAGTCGGTGCTGTTCCTCGTCTGCACCATCCCGTTCTGGACCTCCAACGTCATCCGGATGATCTCCTGGATCCCGCTGCTCGGGCGCGAGGGCCTCGTCAACCAGACCTTGCAGAATATCGGGGCGATCGACATGCCGCTCGACTGGCTGCTCTATTCGAAGTTCTCGGTGACCATCACCTTCGTCCACCTCTTCACCTTCTTCATGGTGGTGCCGATCTACAATTCCATGCTGCGCATCGACCGGTCGCTGATCGAGGCGGCGCGCGATGCCGGCGCCACCGGCTGGCAGACGCTGACGAACGTCATCATCCCCCTGTCAAAGACCGGCATCGCCATCGGCTCGATCTTCGTCGTCACCATCGTCATGGGCGACTTCATCACCATCGGCCTCATGGGCGGCCAGCAGATCGCCTCGGTCGGCAAGACCATCTCGGTCGAGATCAGCTACCTGCAATTCCCGATCGCCGCGGCCAACGCCGTGGTGCTGCTCCTCACCGTCCTCATCATGATCTTCGCCCTGACACGGGTCGTCGACATCCGGAAGGAACTCTGA
- a CDS encoding PotD/PotF family extracellular solute-binding protein, whose protein sequence is MTDKLFSGVSRRSFLKTTAAVAGTIGAGKITGFPYVSSARAQEAKTLRYLGTAVNQSKEIADKVKEDLGITIEYVPVTTDEVTKRIITQPNTFDIVDTEYFSLKKFVPSGNLMGMDATKIKEFDNITPVFTKGEIGGKKIGDQGTAPWEVLYLKENKSKEFATEPTQWISLIPTTYNADTLGIRPDLIGRPIESWSELLNPEFKGKASILNIPSIGIMDAAMAIEATGKYKYPDKGNMTRDEIDMTIATLIEAKQAGQFRALWSDFNESVNLMSSGEVVIQSMWSPAVTAVRGKGIDCVFQPLKEGYRAWASGFALPATLEGPKLDAAYEFVNWFLSGWAGAFLNRQGYYSGVLPTAKAAMEPYEWAYWMEGKEAEQDIKSPSGETIALKGAKRDGGSYEERMGAVACWNAVMDEDAYMVRKWNEFVAA, encoded by the coding sequence ATGACCGACAAGCTCTTTTCCGGCGTCAGCCGCCGCAGCTTCCTGAAGACCACGGCCGCCGTCGCCGGCACCATCGGCGCCGGCAAGATCACCGGCTTTCCCTATGTCAGCAGTGCCCGCGCGCAGGAGGCGAAAACCCTGCGCTATCTCGGCACGGCGGTGAACCAGTCGAAGGAGATTGCCGACAAGGTCAAGGAAGACCTCGGCATCACCATCGAATACGTGCCCGTCACCACCGACGAGGTGACCAAGCGGATCATCACCCAGCCCAACACGTTCGACATCGTCGACACCGAATACTTCTCGCTGAAGAAGTTCGTGCCGTCGGGAAATCTGATGGGCATGGACGCGACCAAGATCAAGGAATTCGACAACATCACGCCCGTCTTCACCAAGGGCGAGATCGGCGGCAAGAAGATCGGCGACCAGGGCACCGCGCCCTGGGAGGTTCTCTACCTCAAGGAGAACAAGTCGAAGGAATTCGCCACCGAACCGACGCAGTGGATCTCGCTGATCCCGACCACCTACAATGCCGACACGCTCGGCATCCGCCCAGACCTGATCGGCCGGCCGATCGAGAGCTGGTCGGAGCTGCTGAACCCCGAATTCAAGGGCAAGGCCTCGATCCTCAACATTCCCTCGATCGGCATCATGGACGCCGCGATGGCGATCGAGGCGACCGGCAAGTACAAATATCCCGACAAGGGCAACATGACCCGCGACGAGATCGACATGACCATCGCGACGCTGATCGAGGCCAAGCAGGCCGGTCAGTTCCGCGCCCTCTGGTCGGACTTCAACGAGAGCGTCAACCTCATGTCCTCGGGCGAAGTGGTGATCCAGTCGATGTGGTCGCCGGCGGTCACCGCCGTGCGCGGCAAGGGCATCGACTGCGTCTTCCAGCCGCTGAAGGAGGGCTATCGCGCCTGGGCCTCGGGCTTTGCTTTGCCCGCCACCCTCGAAGGACCAAAACTCGACGCGGCCTACGAGTTCGTCAACTGGTTCCTGTCCGGCTGGGCCGGCGCCTTCCTCAACCGCCAGGGCTACTATTCCGGCGTGCTGCCGACCGCCAAGGCGGCCATGGAGCCCTATGAATGGGCCTACTGGATGGAGGGCAAGGAAGCCGAGCAGGACATCAAGTCCCCGTCCGGCGAGACCATCGCCCTGAAAGGCGCCAAGCGCGACGGCGGTTCCTACGAGGAGCGGATGGGCGCCGTCGCCTGCTGGAACGCCGTCATGGACGAGGACGCCTACATGGTCCGCAAGTGGAACGAGTTCGTCGCCGCGTAA
- a CDS encoding ABC transporter ATP-binding protein produces MSDGKLELIKVTKRYGETVAVDAVDLRVPAGTYCCFLGPSGCGKSSTLRMIAGHEIASTGDIILGNANITNLPPSQRGTAMMFQNYALFPHLTVRDNIAFSLKMRGQDKTARYAKAGAVMELVDLGKFAERMPAQLSGGQQQRVALARALVTDPGILLLDEPLSALDPFLRLRVRTELKRLQRELGISFLHVTHGQDEAMALADLVVIMKDGKIEQSGTPQDVFHRPRTAFVARFMGGHNVVTMEGRPLTVRADRIRLGQGGEATRTLSGEVRGVEYQGASVTVVLATPDAGEITAVIPEELYFPDPAALGDSRTIHWAREDEIVLSANA; encoded by the coding sequence ATGAGCGACGGCAAGCTGGAACTGATCAAGGTCACCAAGCGCTACGGCGAAACCGTCGCCGTCGACGCGGTCGACCTCCGCGTTCCCGCCGGCACCTATTGCTGCTTTCTCGGACCATCCGGCTGCGGCAAGTCTTCCACCCTGCGGATGATCGCAGGCCACGAGATCGCCTCGACGGGCGACATCATCCTCGGCAATGCCAACATCACCAACCTGCCCCCGTCGCAGCGCGGCACGGCGATGATGTTCCAGAACTACGCGCTGTTCCCGCATCTGACGGTGCGCGACAACATCGCCTTCTCCTTGAAGATGCGCGGGCAGGACAAGACGGCGCGCTATGCCAAGGCCGGCGCGGTGATGGAACTCGTCGATCTCGGCAAGTTCGCCGAGCGCATGCCGGCGCAGCTCTCCGGCGGCCAGCAGCAGCGCGTGGCGCTCGCCCGCGCACTCGTCACCGATCCGGGCATTCTCCTCCTCGACGAGCCCTTGTCGGCGCTCGACCCGTTCCTGCGCCTGCGCGTTCGCACGGAACTGAAGCGTCTGCAGCGCGAGCTCGGCATCTCCTTCCTGCACGTGACGCATGGCCAGGACGAGGCCATGGCGCTGGCCGATCTCGTCGTCATCATGAAGGACGGCAAGATCGAGCAGTCCGGCACGCCGCAGGACGTCTTCCATCGGCCGCGCACCGCCTTCGTCGCGCGCTTCATGGGCGGGCATAACGTCGTGACGATGGAGGGCCGGCCGCTGACCGTGCGCGCCGACCGCATCCGCCTCGGCCAGGGCGGCGAAGCGACGCGCACGCTGTCCGGCGAAGTGCGCGGCGTCGAATACCAGGGCGCCTCGGTCACCGTCGTCCTCGCCACGCCAGACGCCGGCGAGATCACCGCCGTGATCCCGGAGGAACTGTATTTCCCCGACCCCGCCGCACTCGGCGACAGCCGCACCATCCACTGGGCGCGGGAGGACGAGATCGTCCTCTCCGCCAACGCCTGA
- a CDS encoding GntR family transcriptional regulator, with the protein MAEPSMARQSGEASWKPIHDALHDAIIRHRLDPGAKLVEDEIAELFGVSRTIVRTALQALARDGVVVMQRNRGASVAHPPPQEAREIFEARALVEPEIAAMAAARFAAGDSERLRGCLAAEHAAVAADNPREAVYLSAKFHRVIADLAGHAVLASILGDLLSRSSLVIALYWRRPEAMCESRAHHAIVDALEAGDGARAASLMRRHLAELLAGLDLSERPVRRSSLSEALFSPLREAGSVPTPPTLPRLQRSREG; encoded by the coding sequence ATGGCGGAGCCTTCGATGGCGCGGCAGAGCGGGGAGGCGTCATGGAAGCCGATCCACGACGCGCTGCACGACGCCATCATCCGCCATCGGCTGGATCCCGGCGCCAAGCTCGTCGAGGACGAGATCGCAGAACTCTTCGGCGTCTCGCGCACCATTGTCCGGACGGCGCTGCAGGCGCTGGCACGCGACGGCGTCGTGGTGATGCAGCGCAACAGGGGGGCGAGCGTGGCGCATCCGCCGCCGCAGGAGGCGCGCGAGATCTTCGAGGCCCGAGCGCTCGTCGAGCCGGAGATCGCGGCGATGGCGGCAGCGCGATTTGCCGCCGGCGATAGCGAACGGCTCCGCGGCTGCCTTGCTGCCGAGCATGCCGCCGTTGCCGCCGACAATCCGCGCGAGGCGGTCTATCTCTCGGCTAAATTCCACCGCGTCATCGCGGATCTTGCCGGCCATGCCGTGCTGGCGTCCATCCTTGGCGACCTCCTGTCACGCTCCTCGCTGGTCATCGCTCTCTACTGGCGGCGCCCGGAGGCGATGTGCGAGAGCCGCGCCCATCACGCCATCGTCGACGCGCTGGAGGCCGGCGACGGTGCGCGGGCGGCGTCGCTGATGCGCCGCCATCTCGCCGAGCTTCTCGCCGGGCTCGACCTGTCGGAGCGGCCAGTCCGGCGGTCGAGCCTGTCCGAAGCGCTTTTCTCTCCCTTGCGAGAAGCCGGTTCCGTCCCGACGCCGCCGACGCTGCCGCGGCTGCAGCGTTCACGAGAGGGGTAG
- a CDS encoding GntR family transcriptional regulator encodes MRGDGDIKKATADKVGTICRAIRRAILERALAPADKLPEDSLGERFGVSRTIARHALGQLASEGLVELRRNRMAVVATPSFEEARDDFDIRIELERLVVRALVGRLTPAQLRDLEAHLAAEEAAHGGPEANSIRLATEFHVLLAEMTKKPILIRYVSEIAYRSCLALATFGRPHSSECAVSEHRRLLEALASGDGERAMALMAEHLDAVAQRALLTAPEPRGRDLMDILAPYAEAVQPQPKSGQASAKT; translated from the coding sequence ATGCGAGGCGACGGCGACATCAAGAAGGCGACGGCGGACAAGGTCGGCACCATCTGCCGGGCGATCCGCCGGGCGATCCTGGAGCGGGCCCTGGCGCCGGCCGACAAGCTGCCGGAAGATTCGCTCGGCGAGCGTTTCGGCGTCAGCCGCACCATCGCCCGTCACGCCTTGGGGCAATTGGCGTCCGAAGGCCTGGTCGAACTCCGACGCAACCGCATGGCGGTGGTCGCGACGCCCTCCTTCGAAGAGGCACGCGACGATTTCGACATCCGCATCGAGCTCGAGCGCCTCGTCGTGCGGGCTCTCGTCGGCCGTCTGACGCCGGCCCAGTTGCGCGACCTCGAAGCCCATCTCGCCGCCGAGGAGGCCGCGCATGGTGGACCCGAGGCGAACTCCATCCGCCTTGCCACGGAGTTCCACGTCCTTCTCGCCGAGATGACGAAGAAGCCGATCCTCATCCGCTATGTCAGCGAGATCGCCTACCGCTCCTGCCTGGCGCTCGCCACCTTCGGTCGGCCGCATTCGTCGGAATGCGCGGTCAGCGAGCACCGGCGTTTGCTGGAGGCCCTCGCTTCCGGCGATGGCGAAAGGGCGATGGCGCTGATGGCCGAGCATCTCGACGCCGTCGCCCAGCGCGCTCTTCTCACCGCGCCCGAGCCGCGCGGCCGCGACCTGATGGACATCCTCGCGCCCTATGCCGAGGCGGTGCAGCCGCAACCGAAGAGCGGCCAGGCATCCGCCAAGACCTGA
- a CDS encoding nuclear transport factor 2 family protein — protein MTASNPLGGALTADAQIVHDYLEASMIPDPDAAAQYMAPGCTITFTGGREFDHPRGPTSVNAGRYAWVKKRMLRFDVAPGHGETVVYSTGYLYGAWPDGTPFDGNRYVDRFVVRDGRIVKMDVWNDSAEWILDPALRR, from the coding sequence ATGACTGCATCCAATCCGCTCGGCGGAGCGCTCACAGCCGATGCGCAGATCGTTCACGACTATCTCGAGGCGTCGATGATTCCCGATCCCGATGCGGCCGCGCAATACATGGCGCCGGGCTGCACCATCACCTTCACCGGCGGGCGGGAATTCGATCATCCGCGGGGTCCGACCTCGGTGAACGCCGGCCGCTATGCCTGGGTGAAGAAGCGCATGCTGCGGTTCGACGTGGCGCCGGGGCACGGCGAGACCGTGGTCTATTCGACCGGCTATCTCTATGGCGCCTGGCCGGATGGCACGCCCTTCGACGGCAACCGCTATGTCGACCGCTTCGTCGTCAGGGACGGACGGATCGTCAAGATGGACGTGTGGAACGACAGCGCCGAATGGATCCTCGATCCAGCACTTCGCCGCTGA
- a CDS encoding ABC transporter substrate-binding protein, which yields MRLKLLAAAIATFALAHPSFAESLKVGANIGNVPWEFQDETGQNVGFEIELATEVAKRIGYEDIAIENIPFNGLFSAVQSGRVDTAISSITITAKRLSSVSFAQPYYDSDQSLSALTTSDVKGTSTLKGKIVGVDTGSTGDIYATEKQAELGIADIRRYEGLAPAMLDLAAGRIDGYISDIPAVAYYIKDKPQYAVVERIKTGEQYSMMFAKDSPLTAKASEAISALKKEGFISKLHEKWFGTVPEATTSSVAEAETPKTTD from the coding sequence ATGCGCCTGAAACTCCTTGCCGCCGCGATCGCGACTTTCGCGCTCGCCCATCCCAGCTTTGCCGAGAGCCTGAAGGTCGGCGCCAACATCGGCAATGTTCCCTGGGAGTTCCAGGACGAAACCGGCCAGAATGTCGGCTTCGAGATCGAACTGGCGACGGAAGTCGCCAAGCGGATCGGCTACGAGGACATCGCCATCGAGAACATCCCGTTCAACGGCCTGTTCTCCGCGGTCCAGTCCGGCCGCGTCGATACGGCGATCTCCTCGATCACCATCACGGCCAAGCGCCTGTCCTCGGTCTCCTTCGCCCAGCCCTATTACGACAGCGACCAGTCGCTCTCGGCGCTGACGACCTCGGACGTGAAGGGCACGTCGACCCTGAAGGGCAAGATCGTCGGCGTCGATACCGGCTCGACCGGCGACATCTATGCGACGGAAAAGCAGGCCGAGCTCGGCATTGCTGACATCCGCCGCTACGAGGGTCTCGCCCCCGCCATGCTCGACCTCGCCGCCGGCCGCATCGACGGCTACATCTCCGACATCCCGGCCGTTGCCTACTACATCAAGGACAAGCCGCAATACGCCGTGGTCGAGCGCATCAAGACCGGCGAGCAGTATTCGATGATGTTCGCCAAGGACTCGCCGCTCACCGCCAAGGCCAGCGAGGCGATCTCGGCGCTGAAGAAGGAGGGCTTCATCTCCAAGCTGCACGAGAAGTGGTTCGGCACCGTGCCGGAGGCCACGACCAGCTCCGTCGCCGAGGCCGAGACGCCGAAGACCACGGACTGA
- a CDS encoding amino acid ABC transporter permease, which yields MDIVTTFFNVDVLWQSLPRLFEGLWVTIALGALSIALGLVGGMVLALVRLYGAAPFRFLAVAYIDVFRALPVLVWLVIVYYAFPFIGIRWSPFVSACFALTTVSSAYTAEIYRAGIEAIPRGQFEAAQSIGLSSWHVMRDVVLPQAIRIVIPPLTNNSINVMKDTALASVVALPDLLKQATQSQALAANPTPLIGAAILYLLLLLPLVRLVARFESRYSRREAR from the coding sequence ATGGATATCGTCACCACCTTCTTCAACGTCGACGTGCTCTGGCAGAGCCTGCCGCGACTCTTCGAGGGCCTGTGGGTGACGATCGCGCTGGGCGCGCTGTCGATCGCGCTCGGGCTCGTCGGCGGCATGGTCCTGGCGCTCGTCCGGCTTTATGGCGCGGCGCCGTTCCGCTTTCTGGCGGTGGCCTATATCGACGTGTTCCGGGCGCTGCCGGTGCTGGTCTGGCTGGTCATCGTCTACTACGCCTTTCCCTTCATCGGTATCCGCTGGTCGCCCTTCGTCTCCGCCTGCTTCGCGCTGACCACGGTGTCGAGCGCCTACACTGCCGAGATCTACCGTGCCGGCATCGAGGCGATCCCGCGGGGCCAGTTCGAGGCGGCGCAGTCGATTGGCCTTTCCTCCTGGCACGTGATGCGCGACGTCGTCCTGCCGCAGGCCATCCGCATCGTCATCCCGCCGCTGACCAACAACTCGATCAACGTCATGAAGGACACGGCGCTCGCCTCGGTCGTGGCCCTGCCGGACCTGTTGAAGCAGGCGACGCAGTCGCAGGCGCTCGCCGCCAACCCGACACCGCTGATCGGTGCCGCGATCCTCTATCTCCTGCTTCTGCTGCCGCTCGTGCGCCTCGTCGCGCGCTTCGAAAGCCGCTATTCCAGACGGGAGGCGAGATGA
- a CDS encoding amino acid ABC transporter ATP-binding protein — protein MEPLIRMRGVGKRFGQFDALKNVDLDVAAGEVVVLLGPSGSGKSTLIRCINHLEEYDSGDVFVGGIRVERGRNLLKVRQQTGMVFQAFNLFPNLSVLDNVALGPVRVKKLSWEAAREKAQALLARVGIAEQAEKFPTQLSGGQQQRVGIARALAMEPRILLFDEPTSALDPEMVGEVLDVIKRLAHSGVTMVLVTHEMGFARQVADRIVFMEAGEIKEISRPDVFFTATTNERARAFLDAVLNH, from the coding sequence ATGGAGCCGCTCATCCGCATGCGCGGCGTCGGCAAGCGTTTCGGCCAGTTCGACGCCCTGAAGAATGTCGATCTCGACGTCGCCGCGGGCGAGGTCGTCGTGCTGCTCGGCCCGTCCGGGTCCGGCAAGTCGACGCTGATCCGCTGCATCAACCACCTCGAGGAATATGACTCCGGCGACGTCTTCGTCGGCGGCATCCGCGTCGAGCGTGGCCGCAATCTCCTGAAGGTACGCCAGCAAACCGGAATGGTTTTCCAGGCCTTCAACCTCTTCCCCAATCTTTCCGTACTCGACAATGTCGCGCTCGGCCCGGTCCGCGTAAAGAAACTGTCCTGGGAGGCCGCCCGTGAGAAGGCGCAGGCGTTGCTCGCTCGTGTCGGCATCGCCGAGCAGGCCGAAAAGTTTCCGACGCAGCTTTCCGGCGGCCAGCAGCAGCGCGTCGGCATCGCCCGGGCGCTGGCGATGGAGCCGCGCATCCTCCTCTTCGACGAGCCGACCTCGGCGCTCGACCCTGAAATGGTCGGCGAGGTGCTGGACGTGATCAAGCGCCTGGCCCATTCCGGCGTCACCATGGTTCTCGTCACGCACGAGATGGGGTTCGCCCGCCAGGTCGCCGACCGCATCGTCTTCATGGAGGCCGGCGAGATCAAGGAGATCTCGAGGCCTGACGTGTTCTTCACCGCGACAACGAACGAGCGGGCGCGCGCCTTTCTCGACGCCGTCCTCAACCACTAG
- a CDS encoding cysteine desulfurase-like protein: protein MTLDLDFVRSQFPALAGEWAFMDNAGGSQVLQRVADRMSDYLLTSNVQTGASYAPSQVSTARVGEARKAFATFMNAADAGEIVMGPSTTILIRFLSEAMTGRLQPGDEIILTNTDHESNIGPWLKHADRGVVIKFWKCDPETFELDLADLKALMTEKTKFVCVTHASNILGTINPIAEIAGIVHAGGAELCVDAVAYAPHRAIDFAALGADYYIFSVYKVFGPHFAVMAGKRDKLLQLDNIYHYFFDKSRVPHKLEPGNVSYEAAWASVGAADYVEELGTRGGAPAGRPAIEAGFAAIAEQERALTAQLMDFLTSRNSVRIIGRTSTAIADRVSTVSFTVGQENSRRIVEAVDGHKVGIRHGDFYAKRLVEEHGLAAQEGAVRVSMVHYNTAAEVDRLIAALEPNL from the coding sequence ATGACCCTCGATCTCGATTTCGTTCGCTCCCAGTTCCCCGCGCTCGCCGGCGAATGGGCCTTCATGGACAATGCCGGTGGCAGCCAGGTGCTCCAGCGCGTCGCCGACCGGATGAGCGATTATCTCCTGACGTCGAACGTCCAGACCGGGGCGAGCTACGCACCGAGCCAGGTGTCGACAGCCCGCGTCGGCGAGGCGCGCAAGGCGTTCGCCACGTTCATGAACGCCGCCGACGCCGGCGAGATCGTCATGGGCCCGTCGACGACGATTCTCATCCGCTTCCTGTCCGAGGCGATGACGGGCCGCCTGCAGCCGGGCGACGAGATCATCCTCACCAACACCGACCACGAATCCAATATCGGCCCCTGGCTGAAGCACGCCGACCGCGGCGTCGTCATCAAGTTCTGGAAGTGCGATCCCGAGACCTTCGAGCTCGACCTGGCCGACCTCAAGGCGCTGATGACGGAGAAGACGAAGTTCGTCTGCGTTACCCATGCCTCGAACATCCTCGGCACGATCAACCCGATCGCCGAGATCGCCGGGATCGTCCATGCCGGCGGCGCGGAACTCTGCGTCGATGCCGTCGCCTATGCCCCGCACCGCGCCATCGATTTTGCAGCGCTCGGCGCCGACTACTACATCTTCAGCGTCTACAAGGTGTTCGGGCCGCATTTCGCGGTCATGGCCGGCAAGCGCGACAAGCTGCTGCAGCTCGACAACATCTACCACTATTTCTTCGACAAGAGCCGCGTGCCGCACAAGCTGGAGCCCGGCAATGTCAGCTACGAGGCGGCCTGGGCCTCGGTCGGCGCCGCCGACTATGTCGAGGAACTCGGCACGCGGGGAGGGGCTCCGGCCGGCCGGCCGGCCATCGAAGCGGGCTTTGCCGCCATTGCCGAGCAGGAGCGGGCGCTGACGGCGCAGCTGATGGATTTCCTCACCAGCCGCAATTCCGTCCGCATCATCGGCCGCACCTCCACCGCGATCGCCGACCGCGTCTCGACCGTCAGCTTCACGGTCGGGCAGGAGAACTCCCGCCGCATCGTCGAGGCCGTCGACGGCCACAAGGTCGGCATCCGCCACGGCGACTTCTACGCCAAGCGCCTCGTCGAGGAGCATGGACTTGCGGCCCAGGAGGGCGCCGTGCGCGTGTCCATGGTGCACTACAACACCGCAGCCGAAGTCGACCGGCTGATCGCCGCCCTCGAGCCGAACCTCTGA